Proteins from a single region of Polaromonas sp. JS666:
- a CDS encoding bactofilin family protein: MTATSTAFPAHAAGPSAFGAGATELAGSRPAPSLLVVANSEPSDARDRAIAPANPEIDQFIKDIDADKVLLIPAGVRIKSDLVSNGNAVVISGVVEGRINAGSAPVIVKQGGEVVGAIESDEYVVVAGTVTSVEKDGDAVVTKGLLILAATGSIKGTVAYGRQRAYEGGTLSGRAVPFAERTNA; this comes from the coding sequence ATGACCGCAACCTCGACCGCATTCCCTGCTCATGCCGCCGGACCCAGCGCTTTCGGCGCAGGCGCTACCGAACTCGCTGGAAGCCGCCCAGCACCATCCCTGCTCGTGGTGGCGAACTCCGAACCGAGCGACGCGAGGGACCGCGCCATTGCCCCTGCCAACCCAGAAATCGACCAGTTCATCAAGGACATCGATGCGGATAAGGTCCTCCTGATTCCTGCCGGCGTGCGCATCAAGTCGGACCTGGTGTCGAACGGCAACGCCGTTGTAATCTCCGGAGTCGTTGAAGGACGAATCAACGCTGGCTCCGCGCCCGTGATTGTCAAGCAGGGCGGTGAAGTTGTCGGTGCGATTGAGTCCGACGAATATGTCGTGGTGGCTGGCACTGTGACCTCGGTCGAGAAAGACGGCGACGCCGTTGTGACGAAGGGCTTGCTCATACTTGCCGCAACCGGCTCGATCAAGGGCACGGTGGCATACGGCCGTCAACGAGCTTACGAAGGCGGCACGCTCAGTGGCAGGGCTGTCCCGTTCGCCGAACGCACCAACGCTTGA
- a CDS encoding DUF7146 domain-containing protein, with protein sequence MATGSNQQAPQFEERLSERLSDLADGKWADILAGAGIPSESLRNKKVQCPLHEGLKGKFRFENKDGNGNWHCAVCGHGDGMSLLMKATGKSYVEAAKWVIYDYYGGTPSSRKPGLLKKKGPAPEGKPEEAIARLRAKYEKVWSEARPIVEGDPVALYLHSRIPGLEVFPASLRYHPGLSFFGQPGNNGELGKNYGLHPCMVAAVVDETGRACNIHRTFLTPNGKKLALSEPDSDDPTQLVDLPAKKLMPSIGARHYQIRLAKPADGVLGIGEGIETALAAMVYSGVPTWSVVADTGMANFFVPAAITELVIFADNDHLTVRGGNPGLDAARRLVERADVQERLLDGSLKVVIRTPEIQGTDMVNFLQEIAT encoded by the coding sequence ATGGCAACAGGCTCAAATCAACAGGCACCGCAGTTTGAAGAGCGGTTGTCCGAACGCTTGAGCGATCTTGCGGACGGGAAATGGGCCGACATCCTCGCCGGTGCCGGCATCCCTTCCGAAAGTTTGCGAAACAAGAAGGTCCAATGCCCTCTCCACGAGGGCCTAAAGGGCAAGTTCCGTTTCGAGAACAAGGATGGAAACGGAAACTGGCATTGCGCAGTTTGCGGTCACGGGGATGGCATGTCGCTCCTCATGAAAGCCACTGGCAAGTCCTACGTCGAAGCCGCCAAGTGGGTCATCTATGACTACTACGGCGGCACCCCCTCTTCGAGGAAGCCCGGACTGCTGAAGAAGAAAGGTCCTGCTCCTGAGGGCAAGCCCGAGGAAGCGATTGCGCGCCTCCGGGCAAAGTACGAAAAGGTCTGGTCCGAAGCCAGGCCCATCGTCGAGGGCGACCCTGTTGCCCTTTACCTTCACAGCCGCATTCCTGGGCTCGAAGTATTTCCGGCGTCGCTGCGGTATCACCCGGGCTTGTCGTTTTTCGGCCAGCCAGGGAACAACGGCGAGCTGGGTAAGAACTACGGCCTCCATCCCTGTATGGTTGCCGCAGTTGTTGACGAGACGGGACGAGCATGCAACATTCATCGCACGTTTCTGACTCCAAACGGAAAGAAGCTCGCACTCAGCGAGCCGGACTCCGACGATCCAACTCAGTTGGTTGACCTGCCGGCCAAGAAACTCATGCCGTCGATCGGTGCCAGGCACTATCAAATACGGCTAGCCAAGCCCGCTGACGGGGTGCTAGGGATAGGAGAGGGGATCGAGACGGCTTTGGCCGCCATGGTCTATTCCGGCGTTCCTACGTGGTCCGTTGTGGCTGATACGGGCATGGCTAACTTTTTTGTCCCGGCGGCAATCACGGAGCTGGTCATCTTTGCCGATAACGACCACCTGACGGTGCGCGGCGGGAACCCAGGCTTAGACGCGGCTCGCCGCTTGGTCGAGCGTGCAGACGTTCAAGAGCGACTGCTCGATGGGTCTCTCAAGGTGGTGATTCGCACACCTGAGATTCAGGGTACCGACATGGTCAATTTCCTCCAGGAAATTGCGACATGA
- a CDS encoding VWA domain-containing protein: MSDSVLLKSLPYMLSIVAAGAGVDLRTDPRATTAATNGRVVILPPLPYTGDELAIYSLGYIVHESGHIRQTDFTAVGTRPTDELHRMLVNVLEDIRIERLINGVFPGARHWLDALTLKFVETRRQGVNDPDAELPRKLIRYLQDWLYESVLHYKAVAGIGVQQREVWRNSVSQSLADQIEKIALQAAWASSTHAVVVGADRIVDLLRQEVAEVQSEADSEDSGDAPQSAGSESSSTSPPPGDGDGDEKEATSPAEADENVAAGPGGEADPEEQSEDEAGQPGQSAGSIADGDSNAAASAAAASGLPGDGKSSVPAGSPSNQDQSPGFPGTRESYVASLQEALDTPALDEGVDRGDVIREEIRQNLVESRANRDATFKIPEVFGVQGSKSDAVAIQRVRAASTALQYGIEELLQAQTRKRFTSAEYGKRLTRDAGLKMALGNPRIYQRRTETQKVDTAVHLLLDISDSMSVKGRCAVALDAALALGLALDGVQGVTYSVSAFPFQRYDVADLVRPGESIRDVAHRFRAMAPNGTTPMDVALIHAHTVLLSSPAQRRVCLLVTDGAPDDVAAAKLMIEMGEGDGIEHMAVGIETQVSHLSRSSCVVDSIADLPKQVMAMIQSVILLPMAA, translated from the coding sequence ATGAGTGATTCCGTTTTGCTCAAGTCGTTGCCATACATGCTCAGCATTGTGGCGGCCGGCGCGGGGGTAGATCTTCGGACCGACCCGCGCGCTACTACGGCGGCGACGAATGGGCGCGTGGTAATTCTCCCTCCGCTTCCCTATACGGGCGATGAGCTGGCGATCTATTCGCTGGGCTACATCGTCCATGAATCGGGACACATCCGGCAGACCGACTTCACGGCTGTCGGCACCAGGCCGACCGACGAGCTTCACAGGATGCTCGTCAATGTGCTCGAAGACATCCGCATCGAGAGACTCATCAACGGTGTGTTCCCTGGGGCGCGTCATTGGTTGGATGCGTTGACGCTGAAGTTTGTTGAAACTCGGCGACAGGGCGTCAACGATCCCGATGCTGAGCTCCCGCGAAAGCTGATTCGCTACCTGCAGGACTGGCTCTACGAATCGGTGCTGCATTACAAGGCAGTTGCCGGGATCGGTGTCCAGCAGCGCGAGGTTTGGAGAAACTCCGTCTCGCAGTCGCTTGCGGACCAGATCGAGAAGATCGCGCTGCAGGCCGCGTGGGCGTCATCGACGCACGCAGTCGTCGTCGGCGCCGACCGGATTGTTGACCTGCTACGCCAGGAAGTTGCCGAAGTGCAATCCGAGGCGGATAGCGAGGACTCCGGCGATGCACCGCAGAGCGCGGGGTCTGAGTCGTCGTCCACGTCACCGCCGCCAGGCGATGGTGATGGCGACGAAAAAGAAGCCACATCGCCGGCAGAAGCCGACGAGAACGTGGCTGCAGGACCAGGTGGCGAAGCCGACCCCGAGGAGCAATCCGAAGACGAGGCCGGGCAGCCCGGTCAGAGCGCCGGAAGCATTGCGGACGGCGATTCGAATGCGGCTGCAAGCGCTGCCGCTGCCAGCGGGCTACCCGGTGACGGCAAGTCGTCCGTTCCGGCCGGCTCACCTAGCAACCAGGACCAGTCCCCCGGTTTCCCCGGCACGCGCGAGTCCTACGTGGCGTCGCTTCAGGAGGCCTTGGATACGCCAGCCCTTGATGAGGGCGTGGACCGCGGCGACGTGATCCGTGAGGAGATTCGGCAGAACCTCGTCGAGTCCCGCGCGAATCGTGACGCGACCTTCAAAATTCCAGAGGTTTTCGGCGTGCAGGGGTCGAAGAGCGACGCTGTGGCGATCCAGCGCGTTAGGGCAGCCTCTACGGCGCTCCAGTACGGGATCGAAGAACTGTTGCAAGCCCAAACGCGAAAGCGGTTTACCAGCGCTGAATATGGCAAACGACTTACCCGCGATGCGGGCCTGAAGATGGCGCTCGGAAATCCCCGCATTTACCAGCGTCGGACTGAAACCCAGAAGGTGGACACAGCCGTCCACTTGCTCCTGGACATCAGTGATTCGATGTCCGTGAAGGGCCGATGTGCCGTGGCGCTCGACGCTGCGCTCGCGTTGGGCCTGGCATTGGACGGAGTTCAAGGGGTCACTTACTCGGTGTCCGCCTTCCCGTTCCAACGCTACGACGTGGCAGACCTGGTCCGCCCGGGTGAGTCAATCCGTGACGTCGCCCATCGCTTCCGGGCGATGGCTCCCAACGGGACAACCCCGATGGATGTTGCGTTGATTCATGCGCACACCGTGTTGCTCTCATCGCCGGCGCAAAGGCGTGTTTGTCTGCTTGTCACCGATGGTGCTCCGGACGACGTGGCCGCCGCGAAGCTCATGATTGAGATGGGCGAGGGCGATGGAATCGAGCATATGGCCGTCGGGATTGAAACCCAGGTGAGTCATCTGTCTAGAAGTTCTTGCGTGGTTGATTCGATCGCAGACCTGCCAAAGCAGGTGATGGCGATGATCCAATCGGTGATTCTTTTGCCGATGGCCGCGTAG
- a CDS encoding DUF3150 domain-containing protein, which produces MAQIAKQTLDKICLFTLNCRLFHGNRKLSSADLQSALNVTIDVDKTKQVMALGVKRVFDKAELAKLGAVKGAMQRACSSIGAPFLGGFAIPDHKAQDLAKELNVLVTRGLSLKADLMARYPQILDKFAKQNPRWEAIIKGNAFDIAYVDAQIQFDWDGVRISAGDEGGLMAKGLESKVGGLLGNLLNDIAKASSKLLDESLKNRDGVTRKAFRPLLAMADKLDGFNFVDPRVGALASMIRHVLSVMPPEGRIEGADLRNLYGLTSILSSPDQALVIGTKVTESDVAMVYDEAFGQPYKAVAPKALAVPAPSQPFPKAPGLFEATPGFEQPRGPAFQPVAYTPPPAANFFNF; this is translated from the coding sequence ATGGCACAAATTGCCAAGCAAACGTTGGACAAGATTTGCTTGTTCACACTCAACTGTCGCCTCTTTCACGGCAACAGAAAGCTCAGTTCCGCAGACCTGCAGTCGGCCCTCAATGTCACCATTGATGTCGACAAAACAAAGCAAGTCATGGCGCTGGGTGTCAAACGCGTCTTCGACAAGGCAGAGCTGGCAAAGCTCGGCGCTGTCAAAGGCGCAATGCAACGGGCGTGCTCCTCCATTGGCGCTCCGTTCCTGGGTGGCTTTGCTATCCCAGACCACAAGGCGCAGGACCTGGCCAAGGAGCTCAACGTGCTCGTGACCAGAGGCCTGAGTCTCAAGGCCGACCTGATGGCACGCTACCCGCAGATACTTGACAAATTTGCCAAGCAAAATCCGCGGTGGGAAGCGATCATCAAGGGCAATGCCTTCGACATCGCCTACGTCGACGCCCAGATCCAGTTTGACTGGGATGGTGTTCGTATTTCAGCGGGTGACGAAGGTGGGCTGATGGCCAAGGGCCTCGAAAGCAAAGTCGGGGGTCTCCTCGGCAACCTGCTCAACGACATCGCCAAGGCCTCGAGCAAGCTTCTCGATGAAAGCCTGAAGAATCGCGACGGTGTCACCCGCAAGGCCTTCCGCCCGCTGTTGGCTATGGCCGACAAGCTCGACGGGTTCAACTTTGTTGATCCCAGAGTCGGGGCACTGGCAAGCATGATCCGTCATGTCTTGTCCGTGATGCCGCCTGAGGGGCGCATCGAGGGTGCTGACCTCCGGAATCTTTATGGACTCACCTCCATACTGAGCTCCCCGGATCAAGCGCTGGTCATCGGCACGAAAGTGACCGAATCCGACGTTGCGATGGTCTACGACGAAGCTTTTGGCCAGCCGTACAAAGCGGTCGCGCCAAAGGCCTTGGCAGTGCCAGCGCCCTCGCAGCCGTTTCCGAAGGCGCCAGGACTGTTTGAGGCCACTCCCGGCTTCGAGCAGCCACGAGGTCCGGCATTCCAGCCGGTCGCCTACACGCCGCCTCCAGCGGCGAACTTTTTCAACTTCTGA
- a CDS encoding adenosylcobalamin-dependent ribonucleoside-diphosphate reductase yields the protein MEVLQIASMAPQQVSIDVLLEKYAKGDEFTETEIFARVAKGIAQAEQPELREKYERVFFDNMMRGAIGAGRIMSAAGTGIKATLANCFVQPVGDAIQGVDTEGYPGIYEALREAAETMRRGGGVGYDFSRIRPRGSVVKGTASSASGPCSYIDVFDASCKTVESAGARRGAQMGVMKISHPDILEFITAKREVGRWNNFNVSVGIVDGFMAAVEANEMWPLVHKAEPSVEQQRAGAYLRESDGLWVYREVPAAEIWDTVMKSCYDFAEPGIVFLDLMNLDNNLSYVETIEATNPCAEQPLPPYGCCDLGPIILPKFVSRAFTERAAFDDEGFKAAVKIQTRFLDNVLSVTHWPLEQQRKEAEAKRRIGAGFTGLGDMLAMLGIRYNSIEGVEFSRHVALMMRDAAYEASIDLAIEKGPFPLFDADKYLKKGTFASRLPKSLKDRIRRHGIRNSHLLSIAPTGTVSLAFADNASNGIEPPFALAYTRKKRVGDGHVNYNVVDHAFRVFLETVCAQELRAPLLEAVSRYQPAFEVAGKTYQVKDCIPPSIVTAQEMSAAEHLAVMAAVQPLIDTAISKTVNVPEDYPYDDFKNLYMQAWKANLKGLATYRPNKTLGAVLSVGTAATEAKSVEVKDIDPLKVLFDRRPDGDLDAVNSRIHYITESGTKSMYISVSFAKVPGVVDGKDVVVERPMEIFIPSSQSDVPQEWISSFARQLSLNARSGQLGKALQDARQVKSDRGRVRYGFFEKADGGKVPRFHDSEVGALAYAIQQILFHRGFLDADGNQVPLRDLLKLTAPTVEEAKTASILDAAAPAMVYSAVQPGKKCGECGAYAVIRSDGCERCTSCQSIGACG from the coding sequence ATGGAAGTTCTGCAGATCGCCTCCATGGCGCCCCAGCAAGTGTCTATTGACGTCCTGCTGGAAAAGTACGCGAAGGGCGACGAGTTCACTGAGACCGAGATCTTTGCCCGCGTGGCCAAGGGCATTGCCCAAGCCGAGCAACCCGAGCTGCGCGAGAAGTATGAGCGCGTTTTCTTTGACAACATGATGCGCGGCGCCATTGGCGCTGGCCGGATCATGTCAGCCGCAGGCACGGGCATCAAGGCGACGCTGGCCAACTGTTTCGTGCAGCCAGTCGGTGACGCCATCCAGGGCGTCGACACCGAAGGCTACCCCGGCATTTATGAGGCCCTTCGCGAAGCGGCAGAAACGATGCGGCGCGGCGGTGGAGTCGGCTACGACTTTTCCAGGATCCGCCCGCGCGGTTCGGTCGTCAAAGGAACCGCCAGCTCGGCCTCAGGCCCTTGCTCGTACATCGACGTGTTCGACGCATCGTGCAAGACTGTGGAAAGCGCAGGGGCGCGCCGCGGTGCGCAGATGGGGGTGATGAAGATCAGCCACCCGGACATCCTTGAGTTCATCACCGCGAAGCGCGAAGTTGGCCGGTGGAACAATTTCAACGTCTCCGTCGGTATCGTCGATGGATTCATGGCAGCAGTAGAAGCCAATGAGATGTGGCCTCTGGTACACAAGGCAGAGCCATCCGTTGAGCAGCAACGTGCCGGAGCTTATCTGCGCGAATCCGATGGACTTTGGGTCTATCGCGAGGTGCCAGCAGCAGAAATCTGGGACACCGTGATGAAGTCGTGCTACGACTTCGCCGAGCCTGGTATCGTGTTCCTGGATCTCATGAACCTCGACAACAACCTCTCCTATGTGGAGACGATCGAGGCTACGAATCCATGCGCGGAACAGCCGCTTCCGCCATACGGCTGCTGCGACCTGGGGCCGATTATTCTTCCGAAGTTCGTGAGCCGTGCTTTCACTGAACGTGCTGCTTTCGACGACGAAGGCTTCAAGGCCGCCGTGAAGATACAAACTCGATTCTTGGACAACGTGCTGTCAGTGACACATTGGCCGCTCGAGCAGCAGCGCAAAGAGGCGGAAGCAAAGCGCCGCATTGGCGCGGGGTTCACCGGCCTGGGCGACATGCTCGCAATGCTGGGGATTCGCTACAACTCAATCGAAGGAGTCGAGTTTTCCCGGCATGTCGCGCTCATGATGCGAGATGCCGCGTATGAAGCGTCGATTGACCTGGCGATTGAGAAGGGGCCGTTCCCCCTGTTCGACGCGGACAAGTACCTGAAGAAGGGTACCTTCGCGTCCCGCCTACCGAAGTCCCTCAAGGACAGGATTCGGCGTCACGGTATTCGGAACAGCCACTTGCTGTCGATCGCGCCAACTGGCACCGTGAGTCTGGCCTTTGCCGACAATGCTTCCAATGGCATCGAGCCACCATTTGCGCTCGCCTATACGCGCAAAAAGCGTGTTGGTGACGGCCACGTGAACTACAACGTGGTGGATCATGCATTCCGCGTGTTCCTCGAGACCGTGTGCGCCCAGGAGCTCCGGGCGCCATTGCTGGAAGCCGTAAGCAGGTACCAGCCGGCCTTCGAAGTCGCGGGGAAGACCTATCAGGTCAAGGATTGCATCCCCCCGTCGATCGTGACTGCGCAGGAGATGAGCGCAGCGGAGCATCTGGCGGTGATGGCGGCGGTGCAGCCATTGATCGATACGGCAATCTCCAAGACAGTTAACGTCCCGGAAGACTACCCGTACGACGACTTCAAGAACCTGTACATGCAGGCCTGGAAGGCGAACTTGAAGGGGTTGGCGACATACAGGCCCAACAAGACCCTGGGTGCGGTTCTGAGCGTCGGCACGGCCGCGACAGAAGCCAAGTCGGTCGAAGTCAAGGACATAGACCCGTTGAAGGTCCTCTTTGATAGGCGGCCGGACGGCGACTTGGATGCGGTGAATAGCCGAATCCACTACATCACTGAATCCGGCACGAAGTCGATGTATATCTCGGTATCCTTTGCGAAGGTACCTGGCGTTGTCGATGGAAAGGACGTAGTGGTCGAAAGGCCTATGGAGATCTTTATCCCAAGCAGCCAAAGCGACGTGCCGCAGGAGTGGATTTCCTCCTTTGCGCGGCAGCTCTCGCTGAACGCACGTAGCGGCCAGCTCGGCAAAGCCCTGCAGGATGCGCGCCAGGTCAAATCTGATCGCGGGCGCGTGCGATATGGCTTCTTCGAGAAGGCCGACGGGGGCAAGGTACCCAGGTTCCATGACTCGGAGGTTGGGGCGCTTGCCTATGCGATACAGCAGATTCTCTTTCACCGAGGATTCCTGGACGCGGACGGTAATCAGGTGCCGCTGCGTGACTTGCTTAAATTGACTGCTCCCACAGTCGAGGAAGCGAAAACGGCGAGTATCCTGGACGCGGCGGCACCAGCAATGGTGTACAGCGCCGTCCAGCCGGGTAAAAAGTGCGGCGAATGCGGGGCCTACGCCGTTATACGGTCCGATGGGTGCGAACGCTGTACTTCATGCCAGTCGATTGGGGCCTGCGGGTAA
- a CDS encoding KTSC domain-containing protein — protein MAGSFSTTVDSSNLHSVVYDSLGRSLLVKFTSKACYRYLDVPIGIAKALVAAGSAGTYLNREVKRAFEVQPISESFFKEEFDRLSRTLNVVAINWALVAGDGSIPVFPR, from the coding sequence ATGGCCGGTTCATTCTCAACTACGGTTGACTCGTCGAACCTCCACTCGGTGGTTTACGACAGCCTTGGACGGTCCTTGTTGGTGAAATTCACCAGCAAGGCCTGCTACAGGTACCTCGATGTGCCAATTGGCATAGCGAAAGCTCTGGTCGCTGCTGGCTCCGCTGGCACCTACCTCAATCGGGAAGTGAAGCGCGCATTTGAAGTGCAGCCCATTTCCGAATCGTTCTTCAAGGAGGAATTTGATCGCCTTAGCCGCACACTCAACGTGGTGGCTATTAACTGGGCTCTCGTCGCTGGCGACGGGAGCATCCCGGTTTTTCCGCGGTAA
- a CDS encoding AAA family ATPase, with protein MSADNVATAEATLAVQQEAAKPAFMDYKASDVFPVPFGYPITGFDRPWDTPTVKTPKVASNYVWDPELIKTMVLFWFSGDTSLKLIGHTGTGKTEAVCTFHAALNLPLITLGANPQLSSRDVIGGFFPGPSGVYWRDGPVTMAARHGMSVLVDEYNVLDPGEATGLNAFLEGRQYTIPETGETIVPAPGFRVFATINPKTAGYNGRQNQDLANDDRFVDVHTKYPEQDVEVDIIKKSLAAPSLNAGEIENIAIAVAQGASAVRKAYMGESDSAGALPCTMSVRCSARMAKWTVLYARAYAGGTPQLQPLYMALDTVLANRQRPEVRSALHEAFRLATGINPENTQA; from the coding sequence ATGAGTGCTGACAACGTGGCAACAGCAGAGGCAACTCTCGCTGTGCAACAAGAGGCCGCTAAACCGGCCTTCATGGACTACAAGGCGTCAGACGTCTTTCCTGTCCCATTTGGTTACCCCATCACTGGGTTTGACCGGCCGTGGGACACCCCCACGGTCAAAACGCCCAAAGTAGCGAGCAACTACGTCTGGGATCCCGAGCTCATCAAAACGATGGTGCTGTTCTGGTTCTCTGGCGACACGAGCTTGAAGCTGATTGGCCACACCGGAACCGGGAAGACCGAGGCGGTGTGTACGTTTCACGCGGCACTCAACCTGCCGCTGATAACGTTGGGCGCTAACCCGCAGCTGAGCAGCCGTGACGTGATCGGGGGATTTTTCCCCGGTCCTAGCGGTGTCTACTGGCGCGACGGCCCGGTGACGATGGCAGCCAGGCACGGAATGTCGGTACTCGTCGACGAGTACAACGTCCTCGACCCTGGTGAAGCCACAGGATTGAACGCCTTCCTCGAAGGCCGCCAATACACCATCCCAGAGACTGGCGAGACCATTGTCCCGGCACCCGGCTTTAGGGTGTTTGCGACGATCAACCCGAAAACTGCTGGCTACAACGGCCGGCAGAACCAGGACCTGGCCAACGATGATCGCTTTGTCGACGTGCACACGAAGTATCCTGAGCAGGACGTGGAGGTTGACATCATCAAGAAATCACTGGCGGCACCAAGCCTGAACGCCGGTGAGATCGAAAATATCGCCATTGCTGTTGCGCAGGGCGCCTCCGCGGTTCGCAAAGCCTACATGGGCGAAAGCGACAGCGCAGGCGCACTGCCGTGCACGATGTCCGTGCGGTGTTCCGCACGAATGGCGAAGTGGACAGTGCTTTACGCACGCGCTTATGCCGGGGGCACTCCCCAACTGCAGCCGCTGTACATGGCGCTCGACACGGTTCTCGCGAACCGTCAACGTCCTGAAGTCCGGTCGGCCCTCCATGAGGCGTTCCGACTGGCGACAGGCATCAATCCTGAGAACACTCAAGCATGA
- a CDS encoding PRTRC system ThiF family protein, which translates to MEHAINPQLLQKTISVALVGAGGTGSQVITALAQMHYALVKLGHPGGLSVTVYDDDRVSESNIGRQWFFPADLGQYKADVLVQRVNMTMGTDWTSCPSKVSMSDTLHFDIVIGAVDTRKARLSIMRAMERGPSGAYYLDFGNRAKDGQAILGQVVGANRKTNGGTLPHVGELFPEVMDPKVVDPDEGPSCSLAEALARQSLFINRTLVSHGMAMLWDLLRHHKITFHGVFVNLETGRVTSLPVCEKAWARFGYGVAKAHIRLRTRKPAPERRKSKGVTRA; encoded by the coding sequence ATGGAACATGCGATCAATCCACAGCTGTTGCAAAAAACGATCTCTGTTGCACTTGTCGGCGCCGGGGGCACCGGCTCACAGGTAATCACGGCGCTGGCGCAAATGCACTATGCGCTGGTAAAGCTGGGTCACCCTGGCGGTCTGAGCGTCACTGTGTACGACGACGACCGCGTGAGCGAGTCAAACATCGGGCGCCAGTGGTTCTTTCCTGCAGATCTTGGCCAGTACAAGGCGGACGTGCTTGTGCAGCGAGTGAACATGACTATGGGCACCGACTGGACGTCCTGTCCTAGCAAGGTTTCCATGTCCGACACGCTGCACTTTGACATCGTGATCGGCGCGGTCGACACCAGAAAGGCCCGGTTGAGCATCATGCGGGCAATGGAGCGGGGCCCGAGCGGGGCCTACTACCTGGACTTCGGAAACAGGGCAAAGGATGGCCAGGCCATCCTGGGCCAGGTAGTGGGAGCCAACCGGAAGACCAACGGAGGGACATTGCCGCACGTCGGCGAACTGTTCCCCGAGGTGATGGATCCGAAAGTTGTGGATCCGGATGAAGGGCCGAGCTGCTCATTGGCGGAAGCCTTGGCACGCCAGAGCCTCTTCATCAACCGGACGCTGGTGAGCCACGGGATGGCGATGCTCTGGGATCTCCTGCGTCACCACAAGATCACCTTTCACGGTGTGTTTGTGAATCTGGAGACCGGGCGGGTAACTTCGTTGCCCGTTTGTGAGAAGGCCTGGGCGCGCTTTGGCTACGGTGTCGCGAAAGCGCATATTCGGCTACGTACGAGAAAGCCGGCTCCCGAGCGACGAAAGTCCAAGGGAGTGACTAGAGCTTAG
- a CDS encoding PRTRC system protein A: MDAIIQSQFPTVLAPRFEALSPLETTGDRFILTRHQVLMEVSRPWLHAIQAISAPFARQTPYGAGPRLGIKLRCGPVPKALLDRFVLQARAATPMETAAWIVWEAETCQFRYLPLANISVSAGHVKFERPQLEDGVHLVMDIHSHGELPAFFSEQDNADDADQLCISAVLGRVSDETPQFVSRLSMLGVAVNLMEVI; this comes from the coding sequence ATGGATGCGATCATTCAAAGCCAATTCCCAACGGTGCTTGCCCCTCGATTTGAGGCGCTAAGCCCTTTGGAGACGACGGGTGACCGTTTTATCCTCACGAGGCACCAGGTGCTGATGGAGGTGTCCCGGCCTTGGCTGCACGCGATCCAGGCCATCTCCGCACCGTTCGCCCGGCAGACGCCTTACGGCGCCGGCCCTCGGCTTGGCATCAAGCTGCGCTGCGGACCGGTTCCGAAGGCCTTGCTCGACAGGTTCGTTCTGCAGGCCCGCGCGGCCACGCCCATGGAAACAGCGGCGTGGATTGTGTGGGAGGCCGAGACTTGCCAGTTTCGCTACTTGCCCCTTGCCAATATTTCGGTATCGGCTGGGCATGTCAAATTTGAACGCCCTCAATTGGAAGATGGCGTTCACCTGGTGATGGATATCCATTCGCACGGAGAACTGCCGGCATTCTTCTCGGAGCAAGACAACGCTGACGATGCAGATCAACTCTGCATTTCGGCTGTCCTTGGCCGGGTATCGGACGAAACTCCGCAATTCGTGAGCCGGCTATCCATGCTCGGGGTCGCGGTCAATCTCATGGAGGTGATTTGA
- a CDS encoding PRTRC system protein B → MQNSINGIASVQNHIPRSAIVFYGSSEKEDATTFATHHVVRKSDGEFELAPGVTLTSKNLKLLAQQAQQGLKQDFEVIPANVLVANDSLLAWWMPKGTQLMSFDVSMHELAGKSRLQGVSGNVPTPALVFAMMRNRNAGGAFEGLYVFALEKSERPTSDTSLYRAPLLNVGEDGSVCWGDGVKPAGKTVKDISAWQALFFSSVFTHYNGTVPIVGDDPYAFIADLMETEAKEFPAAALKPMKKTIGATLSRLGER, encoded by the coding sequence ATGCAAAACTCAATTAATGGCATCGCCAGCGTGCAGAACCACATTCCGCGCAGTGCAATCGTGTTCTACGGTTCCAGTGAGAAAGAGGATGCAACCACCTTTGCAACTCACCATGTTGTTCGCAAGAGCGACGGCGAATTCGAGCTGGCGCCTGGCGTCACCTTGACATCCAAAAACCTCAAGCTGCTTGCCCAGCAGGCCCAACAGGGTCTCAAGCAAGACTTTGAAGTGATTCCTGCCAATGTGCTGGTCGCAAATGACTCCCTGCTCGCGTGGTGGATGCCGAAAGGCACCCAACTGATGAGCTTCGATGTCAGCATGCATGAACTGGCTGGAAAATCGCGGCTCCAAGGCGTCTCGGGAAATGTCCCAACGCCGGCGTTAGTCTTCGCGATGATGCGCAACCGCAATGCGGGGGGCGCGTTCGAAGGCCTCTACGTTTTTGCGCTGGAGAAGAGCGAACGTCCTACCTCTGACACATCGCTGTACCGCGCTCCGTTGCTGAACGTCGGCGAAGACGGGAGCGTTTGCTGGGGCGATGGCGTCAAGCCGGCCGGTAAAACTGTGAAGGACATTTCCGCCTGGCAGGCTCTGTTCTTCAGCAGCGTCTTTACCCACTACAACGGCACGGTGCCGATTGTGGGAGACGATCCTTACGCATTCATCGCCGACCTGATGGAGACGGAAGCGAAGGAATTCCCTGCGGCAGCGCTCAAGCCGATGAAAAAAACAATCGGTGCAACGCTGAGCAGGTTGGGAGAGCGGTGA